A region of Thermothielavioides terrestris NRRL 8126 chromosome 6, complete sequence DNA encodes the following proteins:
- a CDS encoding 40S ribosomal protein S25, producing MAPAAAGAKKQKKKWSKGKVKDKAQHAVILDKATSDKLYKDVQSYRLVTVATLVDRLKINGSLARRCLKDLEEKGQIKQVVGHSKMKIYTRAVGAAE from the exons ATGGCTCCCGCGGCAGCTGGTgcgaagaagcagaagaagaagtggTCGAAGGGAAAGG TCAAGGACAAGGCCCAGCACGCCGTCATCCTTGACAAGGCCACTTCCGACAAGCTCTATAAGGATGTCCAGTCCTACCGTCTCGTGACGGTCGCCACTCTTGTCGACAGACTGAAGATCAACGGCTCCCTCGCCCGGCGGTGCCTGAAGGAcctggaggagaaggggcAGATTAAGCAGGTGGTGGGACACAGCAAGATGAAGATCTACA CTCGtgccgttggcgccgccgagtgA
- a CDS encoding glycosyltransferase family 4 protein (CAZy_ID 269793), with translation MAPTYNIAMVSDFFFPQPGGVESHIYQLSTKLRDRGHKVIIITHAYKGRTGVRYLTNGLKVYHVPFFVLYRSASFPTVFSFFPIFRNIVLRERIDIVHGHASLSSLCHEAILHARTMGLRTVYTDHSLFGFADAASIFANKLLKFSLSDVDHVICVSHTCKENTVLRASLDPLMVSVIPNAVVAENFRPLDHPAETSARSFGDHHPPPARRPLGPHDMITIVVISRLFYNKGTDLLTAAIPRILENHPHTRFIIAGDGPKAIDLEQMIEQNVLQDRVEMLGPIRHEEVRDVMVRGHIYLHPSLTEAFGTVIVEAASCGLYVVCTQVGGIPEVLPSHMTVFAKPEEDDLVAATGRAIAALRANKVRTELFHEQVKSMYSWTNVAMRTERVYNGICGAISEAEFYGYDAVNGAGSWSAARGRSGVQSFALIDRLKRYYGCGIWAGKLFCLCVIVDYLIFLALELLFPRDKIDICPDWPRKERKVDGKEAG, from the exons ATGGCGCCCACATACAACATTGCCATGGTCAGCGACTTCTTCTTCccgcagcccggcggcgtggAGAGCCACATCTACCAGCTGTCGACCAAGCTGCGCGACCGCGGTCACAaggtcatcatcatcacgCACGCCTACAAGGGCCGCACCGGCGTGCGTTACCTGACCAACGGCCTCAAGGTCTACCACGTGCCCTTCTTCGTGCTGTACCGCTCCGCCAGCTTCCCCACcgtcttctccttcttccccaTCTTCCGCAACATcgtgctgcgcgagcgcaTCGACATCGTGCACGGCCACGCCAGCCTGAGCAGCCTGTGCCACGAGGCCATCCTCCACGCCCGCACCATGGGGCTGCGGACCGTCTACACGGACCACTCGCTCTTCGGTTTTGCCGATGCCGCGAGCATCTTCGCCAACAAGCTGCTCAAGTTCAGCCTCAGCGACGTGGACCATGTCATCTGCGTGAGCCACACCTG CAAAGAGAACACCGTGCTGAGAGCCTCGCTCGACCCGCTCATGGTCTCGGTCATCCCCAACGCCGTGGTAGCGGAGAACTTCCGGCCCCTGGACCACCCGGCCGAGACCTCAGCCCGCTCGTTCGGCGaccaccacccgccgccggcccgccgccctctGGGACCCCACGACATGATCACCATCGTGGTCATCTCGCGGCTCTTCTACAACAAGGGCACCGACCTCctcaccgccgccatcccgcGCATCCTCGAGAACCACCCGCACACGCGCTTCATcatcgccggcgacggccccAAGGCCATCGACCTCGAGCAGATGATCGAGCAGAACGTGCTGCAAGACCGCGTCGAGATGCTGGGCCCCATCCGCCACGAGGAGGTCCGCGACGTCATGGTGCGCGGCCACATCTACCTGCACCCGTCGCTGACCGAGGCCTTCGGCACCGTGatcgtcgaggccgccagCTGCGGCCTGTACGTGGTGTGCACGCAGGTCGGCGGCATCCCCGAGGTGCTGCCCTCGCACATGACCGTGTTCGCCAagcccgaggaggacgacctGGTCGCGGCCACGGggcgcgccatcgccgccctgcgcgccaACAAGGTCCGCACCGAGCTGTTCCACGAGCAGGTCAAGAGCATGTACTCGTGGACCAACGTCGCCATGCGCACCGAGCGCGTCTACAACGGCATCTGCGGCGCCATcagcgaggccgagttcTACGGCTACGACGCCGTCAACGGCGCCGGGAGCTGGAGCGCCGCCAGGGGGCGCTCCGGCGTGCAGAGCTTCGCCCTGATCGACCGGCTGAAGCGCTACTACGGCTGCGGCATCTGGGCCGGCAAGCTGTTCTGCCTCTGCGTCATTGTGGATTATCTGATTTTCCTGGCCCTGGAGCTGTTGTTTCCGAGGGACAAGATCGACATCTGCCCTGACTGGCCGAGGAAAGAGCGCAAGGTGGACGGGAAGGAAGCAGGGTGA
- a CDS encoding ADP/ATP carrier protein, which translates to MSTKKEEVRVLGMPPFMADFLMGGVSAAVSKTAAAPIERIKLLVQNQDEMIKAGRLDRRYTGIIDCFRRTTADEGVLALWRGNTANVIRYFPTQALNFAFRDKFKKMFGYKKDRDGYWKWMAGNLASGGAAGATSLLFVYSLDYARTRLANDAKSAKKGGERQFNGLIDVYRKTIASDGIVGLYRGFGPSVAGIIVYRGLYFGMYDSIKPVVLVGPLANNFLASFLLGWCVTTGAGIASYPLDTVRRRMMMTSGEAVKYKSSFDAFQQIVAKEGVKSLFKGAGANILRGIAGAGVLSIYDQLQILLFGKAFKGGSG; encoded by the exons ATGTCGACCAAGAAGGAGGAAGTCCGGGTCCTGGGCATGCCG CCCTTCATGGCCGACTTCCTGA TGGGTGGtgtctccgccgccgtctcgaAGACCGCCGCTGCCCCCATTGAGCGTATCAAGCTCCTCGTCCAGAACCAG GATGAGATGATCAAGGCTGGCCGTCTCGACCGCCGCTACACCGGCATCATCGACTGCTTCCGCCGCACCACCGCCGATGAGGGCGTCCTGGCCCTGTGGCGTGGCAATACTGCCAACGTCATCCGTTACTTCCCTACCCAGGCCCTGAACTTTGCTTTCCGCGACAAGTTCAAGAAGATGTTCGGCTACAAGAAGGACCGCGACGGCTACTGGAAGTGGATGGCCGGCAACCTGGCCTCTGGTGGC GCTGCTGGTGCCACCTCGCTCCTCTTCGTCTACTCCCTCGACTACGCTCGTACCCGTCTTGCCAACGATGCCAAGTCGGCCAAGAAGGGCGGTGAGCGCCAGTTCAATGGTCTGATCGATGTCTACCGCAAGACCATTGCCTCGGACGGTATCGTCGGTCTGTACCGTGGCTTCGGTCCTTCCGTTGCCGGTATCATCGTCTACCGTGGTCTCTACTTCGGCATGTACGACTCGATCAAGCctgtcgtcctcgtcggccctCTTGCCAACAACTTCCTCGCCTCGTTCCTGCTCGGCTGGTGCGTCACCACCGGTGCCGGTATCGCCTCGTACCCTCTTGACACGGTCCGTCGTCGCATGATGATGACCTCGGGTGAGGCCGTCAAGTACAAGAGCTCGTTTGATGCCTTCCAGCAGATCGTCGCCAAGGAGGGCGTCAAGTCTCTCTTCAAGGGTGCCGGCGCCAACATTCTCCGTGGTattgctggcgctggtgtgCTGTCGATCTATGACCAGCTCCAGATCCTGCTCTTCGGCAAGGCCTTCAAGGGCGGCTCTGGCTAA
- a CDS encoding 40S ribosomal protein S5 has translation MSEGEVEVATSSYEVLPKEVLAEVGSVKLFNRWSYEDVEIRDISLTDYIQIRSPVYIPHSAGRYAVKRFRKANCPIIERLTNSLMMHGRNNGKKLMAVRIVAHAFEIIHLMTDQNPIQIAVDAIVNCGPREDSTRIGSAGTVRRQAVDVSPLRRVNQAIALLTTGAREAAFRNVKSIAECLAEELINAAKGSSNSYAIKKKDELERVAKSNR, from the exons ATGTCTGAAGGCGAAGTCGAAGTGGCCACCTCCAGCTACGAGGTCCTCCCCAAGGAGGTTCTCGCTGAGGTTGGCAGCGTCAAGCTCTTCA ACCGCTGGAGCTACGAGGATGTTGAGATTCGGGACATCTCCTTGAC CGACTACATCCAGATCCGTTCCCCCGTCTACATCCCTCACTCTGCCGGTCGCTATGCGGTCAAGCGTTTCCGCAAGGCCAACTGCCCCATCATCGAGCGCCTCACCAACTCGCTGATGATGCACGGCCGCAACAACGGCAAGAAGCTGATGGCCGTCCGCATCGTCGCCCATGCCTTCGAGATT ATCCACCTCATGACCGACCAGAACCCCATCCAGATCGCTGTTGACGCCATTGTCAACTGCGGTCCCCGCGAAGACAGCACCCGTATCGGCTCTGCTGGTACTGTCCGGAGACAGGCCGTCGATGTTTCGCCCCTGCGCCGCGTCAACCAGGCCATTGCCCTGCTCACGACCGGCGCCCGCGAGGCTGCCTTCCGCAACGTCAAGTCCATCGCCGAGTGCCTTGCCGAGGAGCTGATTAACGCTGCCAAGGGCAGCAGCAACTCGTATGCGATCAAGAAGAAGGACGAGCTGGAGCGTGTGGCCAAGAGCAACCGGTAA